From Alosa sapidissima isolate fAloSap1 chromosome 2, fAloSap1.pri, whole genome shotgun sequence, one genomic window encodes:
- the LOC121703889 gene encoding butyrophilin-like protein 10 isoform X3: protein MKDLYWSLLVLCIISTAAGVEVVGPDGPVVAVVGEDLILPCSLNSSTSAVDDEMTWLIGTKIVHHHKNRQDWTDQQLPAYRGRTSLFTEELQRGNLSLKIRNVTLSDANTYRCYIATDTMPAEATVSVTVETVGSTPVISAEGLGNGSARLQCESSGWSSEPQVEWVDSEGRTLPVDPPCIQRFPEGLRVKSSVTVEQSDGSNFLCRVTSPGQTRETRVEVPLEGTSRWGCYADCSSGRCLWPDRPQFDHTRHYYWIMAPFGLLILILLIIIGCQSRVISGMSQELLSQPSPETSADNMKIKWNNEEARVYLYKNGHVIERSGTVSDLQEGEISVRLRLSRSGQS from the exons ATGAAGGATTTATACTGGAGTCTCTTGGTTCTCTGCATCATATCGACCGCAGCAG GTGTGGAGGTGGTGGGTCCTGATGGTCCTGTAGTCGCTGTGGTTGGTGAAGACCTGATCCTGCCTTGCTCCCTAAATTCCAGCACCAGTGCAGTGGATGATGAGATGACGTGGCTGATTGGGACTAAAATTGTGCATCATCACAAAAATCGCCAGGACTGGACCGACCAGCAGCTCCCAGCCTACAGAGGGAGGACCAGTCTGTTCACAGAGGAACTGCAGAGAGGAAACCTCTCACTGAAGATCAGAAATGTCACACTCTCAGACGCAAACACATACCGGTGTTACATCGCAACTGACACTATGCCTGCTGAGGCGACAGTGTCTGTCACAGTGGAGA CTGTGGGCTCCACTCCGGTCATCTCTGCTGAGGGTCTGGGGAACGGCAGTGCGCGTCTGCAGTGTGAATCCTCAGGCTGGTCTTCTGAGCCCCAGGTGGAGTGGGTGGACAGTGAGGGCCGGACTCTCCCAGTTGATCCCCCATGTATCCAAAGGTTCCCTGAGGGGCTCAGAGTGAAGAGCTCAGTCACTGTGGAGCAGAGTGACGGCAGCAACTTCCTCTGCAGAGTGACAAGCCCAGGACAGACCAGAGAAACGCGGGTGGAAGTCCCAC TTGAAGGTACCTCAAGATGGGGCTGTTATGCCGATTGCAGCAGTGGCCGCTGCCTTTGGCCTGATA gaCCCCAGTTTGATCATACGAGGCACTATTATTGGATAATGGCTCCATTTGGGCTGTTAATACTCATTCTACTAATTATAATTG GATGTCAAAGCCGTGTGATATCTGGCATGTCCCAAG AGCTACTCTCTCAGCCCTCTCCTGAAACGAGCGCTGATAACATGAAGATCAAGTGGAACAATGAAGAAGCCCGCGTCTACCTGTATAAGAATGGTCATGTGATCGAGAGGAGCGGCACAGTGAGTGATCTGCAGGAGGGAGAAATCTCTGTGAGACTGAGACTGAGCAGAAGTGGGCA ATCATGA
- the LOC121703889 gene encoding butyrophilin subfamily 3 member A2-like isoform X1 translates to MKRKFATDNTSHIHAHTILQLLVPFGLLNVEFKIFLTCRWVVCHLAKMKDLYWSLLVLCIISTAAGVEVVGPDGPVVAVVGEDLILPCSLNSSTSAVDDEMTWLIGTKIVHHHKNRQDWTDQQLPAYRGRTSLFTEELQRGNLSLKIRNVTLSDANTYRCYIATDTMPAEATVSVTVETVGSTPVISAEGLGNGSARLQCESSGWSSEPQVEWVDSEGRTLPVDPPCIQRFPEGLRVKSSVTVEQSDGSNFLCRVTSPGQTRETRVEVPLEGTSRWGCYADCSSGRCLWPDRPQFDHTRHYYWIMAPFGLLILILLIIIGCQSRVISGMSQELLSQPSPETSADNMKIKWNNEEARVYLYKNGHVIERSGTVSDLQEGEISVRLRLSRSGQS, encoded by the exons GTCGTTGGGTTGTCTGCCATCTTGCCAAGATGAAGGATTTATACTGGAGTCTCTTGGTTCTCTGCATCATATCGACCGCAGCAG GTGTGGAGGTGGTGGGTCCTGATGGTCCTGTAGTCGCTGTGGTTGGTGAAGACCTGATCCTGCCTTGCTCCCTAAATTCCAGCACCAGTGCAGTGGATGATGAGATGACGTGGCTGATTGGGACTAAAATTGTGCATCATCACAAAAATCGCCAGGACTGGACCGACCAGCAGCTCCCAGCCTACAGAGGGAGGACCAGTCTGTTCACAGAGGAACTGCAGAGAGGAAACCTCTCACTGAAGATCAGAAATGTCACACTCTCAGACGCAAACACATACCGGTGTTACATCGCAACTGACACTATGCCTGCTGAGGCGACAGTGTCTGTCACAGTGGAGA CTGTGGGCTCCACTCCGGTCATCTCTGCTGAGGGTCTGGGGAACGGCAGTGCGCGTCTGCAGTGTGAATCCTCAGGCTGGTCTTCTGAGCCCCAGGTGGAGTGGGTGGACAGTGAGGGCCGGACTCTCCCAGTTGATCCCCCATGTATCCAAAGGTTCCCTGAGGGGCTCAGAGTGAAGAGCTCAGTCACTGTGGAGCAGAGTGACGGCAGCAACTTCCTCTGCAGAGTGACAAGCCCAGGACAGACCAGAGAAACGCGGGTGGAAGTCCCAC TTGAAGGTACCTCAAGATGGGGCTGTTATGCCGATTGCAGCAGTGGCCGCTGCCTTTGGCCTGATA gaCCCCAGTTTGATCATACGAGGCACTATTATTGGATAATGGCTCCATTTGGGCTGTTAATACTCATTCTACTAATTATAATTG GATGTCAAAGCCGTGTGATATCTGGCATGTCCCAAG AGCTACTCTCTCAGCCCTCTCCTGAAACGAGCGCTGATAACATGAAGATCAAGTGGAACAATGAAGAAGCCCGCGTCTACCTGTATAAGAATGGTCATGTGATCGAGAGGAGCGGCACAGTGAGTGATCTGCAGGAGGGAGAAATCTCTGTGAGACTGAGACTGAGCAGAAGTGGGCA ATCATGA
- the LOC121703889 gene encoding butyrophilin subfamily 3 member A2-like isoform X2: MKRKFATDNTSHIHAHTILQLLVPFGLLNVEFKIFLTCRWVVCHLAKMKDLYWSLLVLCIISTAAGVEVVGPDGPVVAVVGEDLILPCSLNSSTSAVDDEMTWLIGTKIVHHHKNRQDWTDQQLPAYRGRTSLFTEELQRGNLSLKIRNVTLSDANTYRCYIATDTMPAEATVSVTVETVGSTPVISAEGLGNGSARLQCESSGWSSEPQVEWVDSEGRTLPVDPPCIQRFPEGLRVKSSVTVEQSDGSNFLCRVTSPGQTRETRVEVPRPQFDHTRHYYWIMAPFGLLILILLIIIGCQSRVISGMSQELLSQPSPETSADNMKIKWNNEEARVYLYKNGHVIERSGTVSDLQEGEISVRLRLSRSGQS; encoded by the exons GTCGTTGGGTTGTCTGCCATCTTGCCAAGATGAAGGATTTATACTGGAGTCTCTTGGTTCTCTGCATCATATCGACCGCAGCAG GTGTGGAGGTGGTGGGTCCTGATGGTCCTGTAGTCGCTGTGGTTGGTGAAGACCTGATCCTGCCTTGCTCCCTAAATTCCAGCACCAGTGCAGTGGATGATGAGATGACGTGGCTGATTGGGACTAAAATTGTGCATCATCACAAAAATCGCCAGGACTGGACCGACCAGCAGCTCCCAGCCTACAGAGGGAGGACCAGTCTGTTCACAGAGGAACTGCAGAGAGGAAACCTCTCACTGAAGATCAGAAATGTCACACTCTCAGACGCAAACACATACCGGTGTTACATCGCAACTGACACTATGCCTGCTGAGGCGACAGTGTCTGTCACAGTGGAGA CTGTGGGCTCCACTCCGGTCATCTCTGCTGAGGGTCTGGGGAACGGCAGTGCGCGTCTGCAGTGTGAATCCTCAGGCTGGTCTTCTGAGCCCCAGGTGGAGTGGGTGGACAGTGAGGGCCGGACTCTCCCAGTTGATCCCCCATGTATCCAAAGGTTCCCTGAGGGGCTCAGAGTGAAGAGCTCAGTCACTGTGGAGCAGAGTGACGGCAGCAACTTCCTCTGCAGAGTGACAAGCCCAGGACAGACCAGAGAAACGCGGGTGGAAGTCCCAC gaCCCCAGTTTGATCATACGAGGCACTATTATTGGATAATGGCTCCATTTGGGCTGTTAATACTCATTCTACTAATTATAATTG GATGTCAAAGCCGTGTGATATCTGGCATGTCCCAAG AGCTACTCTCTCAGCCCTCTCCTGAAACGAGCGCTGATAACATGAAGATCAAGTGGAACAATGAAGAAGCCCGCGTCTACCTGTATAAGAATGGTCATGTGATCGAGAGGAGCGGCACAGTGAGTGATCTGCAGGAGGGAGAAATCTCTGTGAGACTGAGACTGAGCAGAAGTGGGCA ATCATGA